A genomic segment from Alkalibacter saccharofermentans DSM 14828 encodes:
- a CDS encoding GGDEF domain-containing protein: MTATLPLLIINCLYFSFIFVFLIEKQISPIKVRSSAVLYDLFVFYAIFIFLLSWFPEYYSYPVFFLSSILIVKKEYEVSVFTSSLVSFIAVFVIGISFSLTDLVFSLMSDSELVSLIPEFALMGANGFLTFAFSLFLLGFMNRIFRSIYIDRQLPSRHEAGFNIIMTGTILAFGALEIFTELFPEIPDTYRAFKIFFSALLLMLTLSFVIMLRDFIYEKKSLEILKAQVELDPMTGTMSKNSGLKYMKALMKKAIEENNYITFGFIDMNNLKFINDRYGHQEGDRSIIETASIIKNNLRSSDIICRVGGDEFVIAFNGCRHAQAQDIMERIDNSLESISHALPYEISISTGLFEKEPYRKMLLEEIIRIVDEEMYVKKAEYKKKNKTKTR; the protein is encoded by the coding sequence TTGACAGCCACTTTGCCACTGCTAATTATTAATTGTCTTTACTTTTCGTTTATATTTGTATTTTTAATCGAAAAACAGATCAGTCCTATCAAGGTTCGGTCATCAGCCGTATTGTACGATCTGTTTGTTTTCTATGCTATTTTTATTTTTCTATTATCCTGGTTTCCTGAATATTATTCCTATCCGGTGTTTTTTTTATCATCCATACTTATTGTTAAAAAAGAATACGAAGTGTCTGTATTCACCTCATCGCTGGTGTCCTTTATAGCTGTTTTTGTTATCGGAATTTCTTTTTCTCTAACTGACCTTGTGTTTTCATTGATGTCAGACAGCGAATTGGTCAGTTTAATTCCGGAATTTGCCTTAATGGGGGCAAACGGATTTTTGACCTTTGCCTTTTCTTTATTTTTACTGGGATTCATGAATCGAATTTTTAGATCCATATATATAGACAGGCAACTGCCCTCAAGGCATGAGGCAGGCTTTAACATTATCATGACCGGAACGATACTAGCCTTTGGAGCCTTGGAAATATTTACCGAATTGTTTCCGGAGATACCCGATACTTACAGGGCCTTCAAGATTTTTTTCTCAGCCTTGCTGCTTATGCTCACCCTATCATTCGTCATAATGCTCAGAGACTTCATTTATGAAAAGAAAAGCCTGGAGATACTAAAAGCCCAGGTGGAACTTGACCCGATGACAGGGACGATGTCCAAGAATTCAGGTTTGAAATACATGAAAGCTTTGATGAAAAAGGCTATAGAAGAAAACAACTACATAACATTTGGATTTATAGACATGAACAACCTGAAATTCATAAACGACAGATACGGCCACCAGGAAGGTGACAGAAGCATCATCGAGACCGCTTCCATCATAAAAAACAACCTTAGAAGCAGCGATATAATCTGCCGGGTAGGCGGTGACGAATTTGTCATAGCCTTCAACGGATGCCGTCATGCCCAGGCACAAGACATCATGGAAAGAATCGACAACTCTCTCGAATCAATTTCTCATGCCCTGCCTTATGAGATATCCATAAGCACAGGGCTTTTTGAAAAAGAGCCCTACAGAAAGATGCTGCTGGAAGAAATCATCAGAATCGTAGATGAGGAAATGTATGTGAAAAAAGCTGAATACAAGAAAAAAAACAAAACCAAGACGAGATGA
- the gdhA gene encoding NADP-specific glutamate dehydrogenase: MNSKEYVQSVYNQVEKRNPNETEFLDAVKEVLTSLEPVFDNHPEYIEAGLLERVTEPERVVSFRVPWVDDQGKVQVNRGFRVQFNSAIGPYKGGLRFHPSVNQSIIKFLGFEQTFKNSLTGLPIGGGKGGSDFDPKGKSDNEVMRFCQAFMSELQKYIGSDLDIPAGDIGVGAREIGYMFGYYNKIKNVREQGVLTGKGLTYGGSLGRTQATGYGLVYFTNEMLQDAGKSFRHQRVVVSGSGNVAIYAIEKVQELGGTVVACSDSDGYIVDDNGIQLDLIKEIKLVRRGRIKEYLEKVPTAKYVEGFTGIWSVKCDIALPCATQGELDVEAAKVLVKNGTYAVAEGANMPSSLEAIKVFIDNDILFGPGKAANAGGVACSALEMSQNSMRYSWTFEEVDEKLKRIMADIYTNSKEAAVEYGYDNNLVVGSNIAGFLKVAESMMAHGIV; encoded by the coding sequence ATGAATAGCAAGGAATATGTTCAATCAGTTTACAACCAAGTAGAAAAAAGAAATCCAAATGAAACCGAATTCTTAGATGCAGTTAAAGAAGTGTTGACATCTTTAGAGCCTGTTTTTGATAACCATCCGGAGTACATAGAAGCAGGTCTTCTCGAAAGAGTCACAGAACCCGAAAGAGTCGTTTCATTCAGGGTTCCATGGGTGGACGACCAAGGCAAGGTTCAGGTAAATAGAGGCTTCAGGGTGCAGTTCAACTCAGCAATAGGTCCTTATAAGGGCGGGCTTAGATTCCACCCTTCAGTAAATCAAAGCATCATCAAATTCTTAGGGTTTGAGCAGACTTTTAAAAACTCCTTGACAGGCCTACCCATCGGCGGCGGAAAAGGAGGATCTGATTTTGATCCTAAAGGCAAATCAGACAATGAGGTAATGAGATTTTGCCAAGCATTTATGTCTGAGCTTCAAAAGTATATAGGTTCCGATCTTGACATCCCTGCCGGAGATATCGGCGTTGGCGCCAGAGAAATCGGATACATGTTCGGTTACTACAACAAAATCAAAAACGTACGGGAACAAGGCGTTCTTACGGGCAAAGGCCTTACGTACGGCGGAAGCCTTGGAAGAACTCAAGCCACAGGATACGGCCTGGTTTATTTCACAAACGAAATGCTTCAAGATGCAGGTAAAAGCTTCAGGCATCAAAGAGTCGTCGTCTCCGGTTCTGGCAATGTTGCCATTTACGCCATCGAAAAGGTCCAAGAGCTGGGAGGCACAGTAGTAGCATGCTCCGACTCTGACGGATACATAGTAGATGATAACGGAATCCAGTTGGACCTGATCAAGGAAATCAAGCTCGTGAGAAGAGGACGCATCAAGGAATACCTGGAAAAAGTCCCTACCGCCAAATACGTAGAAGGCTTTACAGGAATCTGGAGCGTAAAATGCGATATAGCCTTGCCATGTGCCACACAAGGAGAGCTAGACGTGGAAGCTGCAAAGGTCTTAGTGAAAAACGGAACTTATGCAGTTGCCGAAGGAGCAAACATGCCTTCTTCCCTAGAAGCCATCAAGGTTTTCATAGACAACGACATTCTCTTTGGACCGGGCAAAGCCGCCAATGCAGGTGGAGTCGCTTGCTCTGCTCTTGAAATGTCTCAAAACAGCATGAGATATTCATGGACTTTTGAAGAAGTTGACGAAAAATTAAAGCGGATCATGGCTGATATCTACACAAACTCGAAGGAAGCTGCTGTAGAATACGGATATGACAACAACTTGGTCGTGGGATCCAACATAGCCGGTTTCCTAAAAGTTGCCGAATCCATGATGGCACACGGAATAGTTTAA
- a CDS encoding M15 family metallopeptidase produces the protein MKRFFIIMLSIALLSFSSCSSEKITEINGVKLKGEITIDKVEFLNIPENNFVLPGELIEIKAKITYIDSEGTTASNTVDTIETKVITGEDLISILDGSIGISEEALSGQNITIDAGLTEEDFQTSLNLTVRKNPADFITAEGVITDFNDIDSLVNKERALPRDYVPIDLVKLTVPTVLANPEINQLRKAASDALEDLFQAAKEEEGFSLSARSGYRSYATQNSLYSSNVERRGLEHAQKYSAQPGHSEHQTGLAIDITSTSVNNQLTESFGETPEGIWVSENAHLFGFIIRYPYGKDSITGYFYEPWHLRYVGKDLAGNIFESGLTMEEWFE, from the coding sequence TTGAAAAGATTTTTTATCATAATGCTATCGATAGCACTGCTGTCCTTCTCCTCATGTTCCTCCGAAAAAATCACGGAGATAAACGGAGTGAAGTTAAAAGGAGAAATCACCATTGACAAGGTGGAGTTTTTGAATATTCCCGAAAACAATTTTGTGCTTCCCGGTGAACTTATAGAAATAAAAGCCAAGATCACATATATCGATTCAGAAGGCACCACAGCATCAAACACCGTAGACACCATAGAAACAAAAGTCATCACAGGGGAAGACCTAATATCCATCCTGGACGGATCCATAGGAATCAGCGAGGAAGCTTTAAGCGGCCAAAACATCACTATCGACGCCGGGCTTACAGAGGAAGACTTTCAGACTTCTCTTAATCTCACCGTAAGGAAAAACCCTGCAGACTTTATAACTGCAGAGGGAGTCATTACAGACTTTAACGATATAGACAGCCTTGTGAACAAGGAAAGAGCTCTGCCCCGGGATTACGTCCCTATCGACCTGGTAAAGCTCACCGTTCCCACAGTGCTTGCAAACCCGGAAATCAATCAGCTGAGAAAAGCAGCTTCCGATGCCCTTGAAGATCTTTTCCAAGCCGCAAAAGAAGAAGAAGGCTTCAGCTTAAGCGCCAGATCCGGTTACCGGTCCTATGCCACGCAAAATTCACTCTACAGCTCCAATGTTGAAAGAAGAGGCTTGGAGCATGCACAAAAATATTCTGCCCAGCCCGGCCACAGCGAGCACCAGACCGGACTTGCCATAGACATAACCAGCACTTCTGTCAACAACCAGCTGACAGAGTCTTTTGGAGAAACTCCAGAAGGAATTTGGGTATCTGAAAACGCCCACTTATTTGGTTTCATCATAAGGTATCCCTACGGGAAAGACTCAATCACAGGCTATTTTTACGAACCATGGCACCTTAGATATGTAGGGAAAGATCTGGCAGGAAACATATTTGAAAGCGGCTTGACCATGGAGGAATGGTTCGAGTGA
- a CDS encoding MarR family winged helix-turn-helix transcriptional regulator has translation MKRLIGRYLSILHRQAQIYINFALKEFEITSAEYSFLMYLYHHSGASQEELSTYLYIDKSATARAIKSLEQKGYVIRLKDEGDKRYNRVFLTEKAKGIESKVKEKILGWSEMLTEGMEPEKVEFMLKGLEEMVLKIERHDMRKKMEVSGVDDK, from the coding sequence ATGAAACGTTTGATTGGAAGGTATCTGTCAATATTGCACAGACAGGCTCAAATATATATAAACTTTGCTTTAAAGGAATTCGAAATAACATCAGCGGAGTATTCTTTTTTGATGTATCTGTACCATCACAGCGGCGCAAGCCAAGAAGAGCTTTCAACCTATCTGTATATAGACAAGTCGGCAACAGCAAGGGCTATAAAGTCCCTGGAACAAAAGGGATATGTCATTAGGCTAAAGGATGAAGGCGACAAAAGGTACAATCGCGTATTTTTGACCGAAAAGGCCAAAGGGATAGAGTCAAAGGTCAAGGAAAAGATACTTGGCTGGAGCGAAATGCTCACCGAGGGCATGGAGCCGGAGAAGGTGGAGTTTATGCTAAAAGGACTGGAAGAGATGGTTCTAAAAATCGAAAGGCATGACATGAGAAAAAAGATGGAGGTAAGCGGCGTTGATGACAAATAA